The Bacteroidales bacterium sequence TTGTCAGGATTGCTTTCTCCATTATCTGTTCTTTTTATGCTATTAGGTTTATATTCTATTTATTTATTTTGGTTAGGAATTACCCCTATGATGGAGACTCCTGAAAACAAAAAAGTAGGATATGTAATTGTTTCTGTGTTGATTATGATAGCAATATCCTTTGTGTTAGGCTTAATTACAATCCCAATACTTGCTATTGTTGGTTTTGCCGGTTAGTATTTTTATAATTAATTTTAATAAAAACTCACCAAAAATTATTTCTGGTTTTAGATTACAATTCAAGATTACGAATTGTTATAATTAAGCAAACAGACAGACAGTTATCTTTTATTAGATTAAAGGAAAGATTATATATAGTTTATCTTTTTAATAATAAAAAGGATATTGATAAAATATACAAAACACAATATCAAATATAGCAAATTTCCATTCTCTACGGTTTGAATAGCAAGTAATAAGAGTTAACTTTATAATAAATGACCAAATCTTCAATTAATATAAAAAACAAAAAAGCTTATTATGAATATGAATTAATTGAAGAATATACAAGTGGAATTGTTCTTATGGGTACAGAAATAAAATCAATAAAGGCAGGTAAAGCAAATCTTTCAGATTCGTATTGTGTTTTCATTAATAACGAGTTATGGGTAAAAGGAATGCATATATCGGAATATTCATTTGGAAGTTATAATAATCATGAAACAAAAAGGGACCGTAAACTATTATTAACACGCAGGGAATTAAACAAACTACATAAAAAGACAAAGGAAAAAGGGTTTGCAATAGTACCGGTACTTTTATATATTGACGAAAGAGGGTTTGCTAAACTCAATATTGCACTTGGAAAAGGTAAAAGAACTTATGATAAAAGACAGGATTTAAAGAAAAAGGATGATAAAAGAGAAATTGAAAGATTTAATAAAAATTAAGTAACCGTTCACATTTTATTTTTATAAGTTCTAAGTCCCAAGTCCCAAGTCCCAAGTCCCAAAAGCGTAAATCACTTTGTTTGTTATTTTTGGAATTTCCATTGTTTATTAATAATGGACGCAAGAATTCTTTTTAGTTATGATGATTCTTGCACCAAATATGAACATTTTTTACAGTACGAAGATATAAAATTACATCAATTACAAATTTCAGTAATCTTTCGCAAAGATCATTTTTTTTTAAATTTTTGTTCTTTTTTCCTTGGAATTTGGGACTTGGGACTTGGAATTTGGGACTTCAAATTTCATATTTTTAACTGTGAACGCTTACAAAATTAGTTTACTGGTCAAAGAAAAATTCCCGTAATTCATTAACTTCCTGAAGTGTCAGGTTGGAATTGAAATCGAAAAAGTTGTCAACTGCTTTTTGTAATTCATCAGCAGAAATATAACCGTCATTATCTACATCAACTGATTTGAATTTTGCAGGGATTCCGCTGTAACCCTTTTTTGATATATCTTTTTTACCCATGCTTTCATAATAACTGTATATTTCTTTTCTGGTAATAGCATCCGGTTCATATAACATAGCAATAAGATAAGTGTTTATTATTCTAATACCGTTTTCTCCAACAGCAATTGCATCTATTGGTGTGCCTTCCTGAGTGTCAAGATAATTTGGAATACCGTCTTTGTCATCATCTAAAGGACAACCAGTAAAGCTAACCAATACTTTTTCAGGAGTGTAGGGACATTCGTCATTAAAATCATCAACACCATCATTATCTTCATCCATTTTGTCAGTTATAGCAAATTTAAGATTTTTAAACTGTTCAACTACCATAATTTCTTCGACAGGTGAAAAGAGGTCAAGTTCAAAAGAAATGTATGAATGTAAAAATGCATCATTTTTAAGAAAACCGTTTTTTTTATCAATATTATCAATAAAATCTGAGCTTGTAAAATGAAAAGTATTTCCCAATCTCATTGTTAGTCTATTTGTTACGGTTATATCAAGACCAATATCTACAGGAATACTAAATACAAATTGTGAATAATCCTTTTCATAATACTCTCTAATGTCGGTTTCATATTTATAATCACGTTGAATAATAATACTATTAGATATATTATTTGAAGATTCTGCCATATTTCTGATTGTTCCATCATTCCAATAATAATACTCATTTCCATATTTATCAAATAAATCGGCTTTTGATGAAAATTCAAAAGTTTCTACGCCTATAGAAATGAAAGGAGCAACAGGACGATCTCTTAATGTAAGATGTTTAAAATTATACGAAAGATTTACACCACCGATAAAGATATCAGTTTCAAAGTTAAGGTTATTATTAAAATTAGTAGTAGCAATATCTAATCCTGATAAATCTCTTTGATTACCTGTAAGTTTTCCGAATATTATAAAAAGATTAAAATCAATATATTGGCTTAAATTTCTTGATACTGATAATTTGGTTGCAAATCTTCCTGAATATGGGTGAGAATAATAATCATTAACATCTCCGAAATAAGTAAAAAGTCCTTGACCAAATCCTAATACAGGTTTAAAAGATGAATATATTAGCTCTTCTTCTTCGTCATCTTCAAGTAATAAATTCATATAATCATCTTCTGTTTGTGAATATCCCAAGTAAAAGACATGGAAAAACAAAAGAAATAAAAAATATTTTATTATACTCTTCATAATTAATTTGATGTTTCAAATATATAAAATATTCTTATTATTTGTACCATTCCTGATTTGCAATCATTAATGCTTCCTGAACCGTTATTCGTTGTCCGTTATTGTAGGCTGAAACAAAGGCATCTTTAATTGGGGTAGAATCCCAAATATAAATTCTGTAATTTCTTGCTTGTTTATAAACAGGGAAAGAGCCAACAGTATATTTATGCCATCCCTGATGTATTTCAATTTGGATATGATCTTTAATATTTAATTTTTTAAAGTATTTTTCATTAACAAGTTTGTGACCTGCTGCTAATTGAACTCTGTATGTAACACCAGCGTCAGGTTCGGGAACGTTTGTTATTCTTGGTTTAACAACTGTTTTTATTTCTTCAATTATTTTTGTTTCTTCGTAAGCTAAATCTTCAGTTACAACATCAATAACTTTATCTTCAATTTTTTCTTCGGTTTCTTCAATTGTTTTTGTATCATCAGTAATTACTTCCTGTGTTTTTGTGATATCTTCGGTTTGTTCTTGTTGGGTAACGTCTGCAAGGTCTTGCTGTGTTTCTGTTTCTGTAACAACAACATCTGTTATAGTTTTATCTTCTGTGGTATGAATATCTTTAACTTCGGCAACAAGTTTATCTGTATCGAATGATGATATATCAATGTTACGTTCGAGAATATCAATAACTTTTGTACGTTCGTTTTCGGCATATGAAAATGTTCCGTTAATAATAAATGCCTGGTCGGGTATTTCATTTATTGGCACAAGTTTATATGAAACAACAAATTGAGGTTCAGGAGGAAGTGTCATCCATAAAAATTTAACAATACTGCTTTTAAAAGTAAATATTGAATTTTTACTTATAACACTACTTGCAGTATAACCTCTAGGAACTTGTTCTTGGATTTTTCCGAATTGTTCTTTATCACCTTTATTGACTAAAAGGTTTACAACAATTTCGTTATTTTCATTTAAGCTTGGTTTTTGACGAATACAGTCGATTTCTCTTAAATAAATATCTCCATATTTGAAACTTGTTGTAGTCCCAAAATCAGTACCTGTAGCCGAAAGGTCTCCTGCTTTTATTGTCAGGGTAATTGGTTCAAGTTCAGTTGTTGCTCTTTGGTTATTGTCAATATATGAAAATTTTCCCCCTATTTTAAAGGTACCGCTAATAGCAGGAGCTACCTGAAGGTTGTATCTAATAACAATTTCGTCATCATATGGTAATTGCATCCATTGTAATGTAACTTTTTGATCAGCAAACCTGAATTCGCCATTTGCTGAAACTTTTTCAACAACAGTAAAACCTACTGGCCATTCTTGCTGAAAACGTGCAAATCCGCTAATACTTCCTTTTTTAATTCGGACTTCTATAGTAATCTCGTCTCCTGCATTTAGTTCGGAAGGCAAATTTGAAGTAATTAGAACTCCGTTAAAAAAGAAACTAATAAATGCAAAAATACTGATAATTGATGTAAAAATAATTTTTCCCACTTGAAGTTTAATTTTGTAATTAAATAATAACTATCTCAAAATTAAAAATATAAAGTTAAATAAATTATATAAAAATACAAATAACTAACAATTGTTAATAAGTCTTGTTAATAACTTTTTAATAACTTTCAGTGAAAAACATAAAATGTCCTTAATTACAACTGGCTGCCAGTTGTTGAGTAATTGCTTATGTTTAGTGCCTTTTATTTCATTCATAATAAGACTATTGCAAACAAATTTATTATTATTAAATTAATGGTAGTTCCACGAAAAATTTTGTTCCTTTTCCTATTTCTGTTTCAAACCATATTGTCCCATTAATATTTTCAATAATTCTTTTAACCATTGCTAATCCTAATCCCATCCCACTTGATTTAGTAGTAAAATTTGGCTGGAATAATTTTTCTTTCATTAAATCAGGAATTCCAACTCCATTATCAGAAATTTTAATAATAGCATTATGATTCTTTTTAAATAATTCAATTACAATTTTACCTTCTTTATTTTTTGGAATAGCCTGAATAGCATTTTGTATCAGATTATTAAAAACTCTTAATAATTGCTCCCTGTCTGCTAAAACAAACAATTCTTTATGATTATTATAATCAACTAAGAATTGAATATTTTGAGTATCTTCAAATAAAGTAACAACATTTTTTATTTTATTTACAACATTTACTTCTTCATGAATTTCTTTTGGCATTTTTGCAAATGCTGAGAATTCTGCTGCTATAGCAGATAAGGAATCAATTTGTTCAATTAAAGTTTCAGTAACTTTAATTATACGTTTCTCAAAATCAGGGTCTTTGTCATCCCAAGTACGTTTTAAAAGTTGCACACTCAATTTCATTGGAGTAAGAGGGTTTTTTATTTCATGTGCAATTTGTTTTGCCATTTCTCTCCATGCAGATTCTCTTTCAGACTTCGCCAGTAATTCAACACTTAATGATAATTCTTTAACCATGCGGTTATATTCTTTTACTAAACTTCCTATTTCGTCTTTGCTTTCATATTCAATTGGTTCATTCAATTTCCCGAGTTTTATTTTTTTAAATTTTTCACTTATTAATTTTAATGGACGTGTTAATTTATTTGAAATAAAAACAGCAATAAACAGGGTAAGAAGTATTAATAAAACATAAATGTTGATTATAGCTATAACAATTGTTGACACTTCTTTTTTCAACAAACTGTGTTTTGAAAAATATGGTAAATTTAAGTAAGCTAATAATTTATTTTCATTATTTACAAACGGAACATAAGCAGATAAATATTTTAAATTACCGATTGATTCATTGTGAATATACTTGGCTTTTTGTTTGTTGGCAAGTTGAAAATAAGCTTCGGAATTCATTTTTTTGCCAATTAGCCCCTTGTTAAAAATTTCATCCCGTGAAGTAGTAATAAGATTTCCGTTGATATCATATAAATTAATATCAGTATAAAAAACATTTGAGAATTTTATTAATAAGGAAGTTAAATAGTCATCAGGCACCTTATAAAGGTCATCTTCGTATGCTAATTTATGTTCCAACTCTACTAATACTGATTGTATTCTTTCACTAATATTTTGATAATGATTGTTCTTATATTGTTTTATTATATAATAAACAGTTCCAAAACCTATTAATAATAATGATAAAAACAACACGGTAATAATAGCTGTTTGAATTTTGTTTTTAAAATTAAGTTCAAAATCCATGATTTTAGTTACAGAATTTGTAAATAAAAGAACTATTGAAGCCAGAATAAAAAAGAAAACAAAAACATATGAAAATGATATCAAATAATCTAAAAATCTAATTGATGGTTTACTAAGAATAATTGTTGTTTTTTCATCTAAGTTATAAATCAAATGCTCGTAATTATCAAATGTTAGAAAAGCAAATTTTATAGTTTGGCAACCATATACCTTTCTGTTTAAACTATACAGATATTGCCCTGACTGTGTTATTAATTCGTTGTTTTTATATTTTGCATAAGAGTATTTTCCAATGTTTGAGGCTTTATATAAATTTTTATCAAGTAATAATTCAGGATATCCCAATTCTTCTGAAATTAATTTGGAATCAAGCTGAATAAATAGTGTTATTTCAGGATGTTTATTTGAAATTTTATATTTAAACTCACCAAAATATGTAATTCTGCCATTTTGATTATCAAAAAAGTAAAAGTCAGAATTTGGAAGTTTATATCCATTTTTATTAATAAGTCCATCAAAAAAACCATAACAATATTGCCAAGTATTATCAGGTTCTAATAATACACTATCGTATGGATTACAAATAGTTAATTGAAATTCATATTTCCCCCAAAAACCAATAAAAATATTTTTTTGTAAATATTTATATATTTCTTCAAAATTAAAATCCTGCTTAGAAAGAAATTTGATCAGAGATTCATTGTCTTCTAATTTATTGTCTATTTTTTCTAATAATAATTCAGCTATAGGGTCATGTTCTGAAGCAAGATTAATAGCAAGAACTTTACGTGTGTCTTTTTCTTTTTTATTAGTAGTAACTGAAGTAAAATATGCCAGATAAAGAGAAATTAAAAGAATAAATAATGTAATTACTGAATATTGAAGTTCTTTTTTATATCGGATATAACCAAGAAATAGAATAAACAAAAACAGAAACAGGGCTGAAAAAAAATCAAATTTATAACTAATAATATTTACAAGAACAAATACTAAAATTATACTTATAGTTAGATATAAAAAATAATTTTGTAGTGAAATAATCCTGCGAATAATATTTATAATAACATCAGATAAAAATACAAATGAAAAAATAAGCAAAGCAATTATTAGAAAACCAATAAAACTATATGTGGTAAGTTCCAGTACATTATAAACTTCAAATGATATGCTTGAATTGTAAATCAGGCTTTTAACCAAATAATGAACAATAAGGAAAATACAAATGATAAGAACAAATCCCAAAAATGAAATAATCGAACGTTTAATCCCTGAGATTTTCAAATAATTGTCAGGTATAACAAAATTTATCTTTATAAGAATTATTAAAAATAATAACAAAATTGTATTAATAAAGAAATCCCCTAAAGATGGAAATATTGCAGAAGCAGCAAAATATCGGGGGTCAAAAACAGATAGTGAATAAAATGAAGATGGAAATCCACATCTTATCATAAAAAATCTAAGCACAAAAAACAGGAATGTTAATATTGCTATTATTACATATTTCTTTTTAGAATTATTTTCATATTTTAGAAAATAATAAACTGATAATAAGAATGATAACAGGCTGATACAAAATAATAAAAAAGTAAAATAAAGTGAGCCGGAAATATCTTTAGTTATATCATTTGAAACTATTGAAAACAAAAATTCCTTATCTAAACTATAGATTGAAAAATTTTCATTTTCATTTTTTGTAGAAATATCAAATTTATCAGGAATATTAAAATCATTTTGGAATTCATTTTTTAAAAACTCATTTTCATAAAAATATGATTTCTTAATTAATATCAAACCAACGATAATCCTGTTTTTAACAGTTGTTGATTTAACAACATACCATCCGTTTTTTAGCTTAACGATTTTTTTATCCAAATCTGAGTCAGAGAAATAATTGTTAACAGGTATTGAATTGTTTGACCAGAATTTTAAATAATTATTTTCGTAAATTAAAAAGCATAACCCCTTTTTTTGAAATAATTTCTCAAAGTCATCAATTTCAGATAGTTTGAACGAAATAGTATCTTGTAATTCGATTTTTTTACTTAATAAATCAATAATTTTATTTACCCTGTATTCTTTCTTATGAAGGACTTTTGAAAAGCTATAGGTATCAACCGAATATAGCTCAGAATGTAAGCGTTTGTTTTCAATAATAGTTGCTGCCACAAAAAGAATAACAGCAAATAATAAATAATACTTTGCCTGAAAAAATCTCATAGGTTTATTTTTATTTCAAAGATAGTTAAAATTTTGTTTTAATTGCAAAGCAGTTGATTATCAAGTGTTTTTATAAAGCAATTAAAAAATGGAGCATGCTCCATTTTTTAATTTTTAATAGTTATTAACATCCCGAAAATTTATAAGGTATTTATGTAACTTTACAAAACAATATACTTTAGTTAGATTATTTTTTATCAATCTTATAATCAATATTTTATAAAATATGGATGGTTTTGTTCATTTACATGTTCATACTCAGTTTTCAATTTTAGATGGTGCTTCAAATATTCAGGGACTAATAAATAAAATTAAAGAAAACGGAATGAATGCTATTGCTATTACCGATCATGGGAATATGTATGGTGTTAAAAGATTTCACGATATTGCGATTAAGGAAGGAATAAAACCCATTATTGGCTGTGAAATTTACGTTGCTTCCAAAAGCAGATTCGATAAAAAAGAAAAAGAAGACCGTAGCGGAAATCATTTAATTGTACTTGCAAAAAATAAAACAGGATACAAAAATCTTGTTAAACTTGTTTCATATGCATGGACAGAAGGTCATTACTACAAACCCCGTGTAGATAAAGAACTTTTACAAAAATATCATGAAGGATTAATAGTATCATCAGCATGTTTGGCTGGTGCAATACCCCGTGCAATAATTAATAATAATATTGAAAAAGCTGAAGAAATAATTTTAGAATTTAAAAATCTTTTTGGTGATGATTTTTACCTCGAGTTAATGAATCATGGAATAGAAGAACAAACTATTGTTAATAAAGCTTTAATTGAGTTGTCAAAAAAGCTTGAAGTAAAACTAATAGCTACAAATGATGTACATTTTGTTAATTTTGAGGATGCTGATGCTCATGATATACTAATTTGTTTAAATACAGGTAAAGATATTGATGATCCAAACAGATTAAGATATACACAAAATGAATTCCTGAGAACAAAAGAAGAGATGTACGAATTGTTTTCAAATATTCCCGAAGCTTTAAGTAATACTGTTGAATTAGCAGAAAAAATTGAAGTTTATGAACTTAATCATGCACCAATAATGCCTGATTTTCCACTTCCTGATGGATTTGAAAATGAAGATGATTATTTAAAATATATTACATATAAAGGAGCCGAAAAAAGATATTCTGAAATAACACAAGAAATTAAAGACAGAATTGATTTTGAATTGAGTGTTGTAAAAAAAATGGGTTTCCCCGGATATTTTTTAATTGTACAGGATTTTCTGAATGCTGCAAGAGAAATGAATGTTTCGGTTGGTCCCGGAAGAGGTTCGGCTGCCGGTTCAGTAGTAGCTTATTGTATAAAAATTACTG is a genomic window containing:
- the smpB gene encoding SsrA-binding protein SmpB, yielding MTKSSINIKNKKAYYEYELIEEYTSGIVLMGTEIKSIKAGKANLSDSYCVFINNELWVKGMHISEYSFGSYNNHETKRDRKLLLTRRELNKLHKKTKEKGFAIVPVLLYIDERGFAKLNIALGKGKRTYDKRQDLKKKDDKREIERFNKN
- a CDS encoding HAMP domain-containing histidine kinase; the protein is MRFFQAKYYLLFAVILFVAATIIENKRLHSELYSVDTYSFSKVLHKKEYRVNKIIDLLSKKIELQDTISFKLSEIDDFEKLFQKKGLCFLIYENNYLKFWSNNSIPVNNYFSDSDLDKKIVKLKNGWYVVKSTTVKNRIIVGLILIKKSYFYENEFLKNEFQNDFNIPDKFDISTKNENENFSIYSLDKEFLFSIVSNDITKDISGSLYFTFLLFCISLLSFLLSVYYFLKYENNSKKKYVIIAILTFLFFVLRFFMIRCGFPSSFYSLSVFDPRYFAASAIFPSLGDFFINTILLLFLIILIKINFVIPDNYLKISGIKRSIISFLGFVLIICIFLIVHYLVKSLIYNSSISFEVYNVLELTTYSFIGFLIIALLIFSFVFLSDVIINIIRRIISLQNYFLYLTISIILVFVLVNIISYKFDFFSALFLFLFILFLGYIRYKKELQYSVITLFILLISLYLAYFTSVTTNKKEKDTRKVLAINLASEHDPIAELLLEKIDNKLEDNESLIKFLSKQDFNFEEIYKYLQKNIFIGFWGKYEFQLTICNPYDSVLLEPDNTWQYCYGFFDGLINKNGYKLPNSDFYFFDNQNGRITYFGEFKYKISNKHPEITLFIQLDSKLISEELGYPELLLDKNLYKASNIGKYSYAKYKNNELITQSGQYLYSLNRKVYGCQTIKFAFLTFDNYEHLIYNLDEKTTIILSKPSIRFLDYLISFSYVFVFFFILASIVLLFTNSVTKIMDFELNFKNKIQTAIITVLFLSLLLIGFGTVYYIIKQYKNNHYQNISERIQSVLVELEHKLAYEDDLYKVPDDYLTSLLIKFSNVFYTDINLYDINGNLITTSRDEIFNKGLIGKKMNSEAYFQLANKQKAKYIHNESIGNLKYLSAYVPFVNNENKLLAYLNLPYFSKHSLLKKEVSTIVIAIINIYVLLILLTLFIAVFISNKLTRPLKLISEKFKKIKLGKLNEPIEYESKDEIGSLVKEYNRMVKELSLSVELLAKSERESAWREMAKQIAHEIKNPLTPMKLSVQLLKRTWDDKDPDFEKRIIKVTETLIEQIDSLSAIAAEFSAFAKMPKEIHEEVNVVNKIKNVVTLFEDTQNIQFLVDYNNHKELFVLADREQLLRVFNNLIQNAIQAIPKNKEGKIVIELFKKNHNAIIKISDNGVGIPDLMKEKLFQPNFTTKSSGMGLGLAMVKRIIENINGTIWFETEIGKGTKFFVELPLI